A portion of the Flavobacterium limnophilum genome contains these proteins:
- a CDS encoding cellulase family glycosylhydrolase, translating into MKFYKLFSIQFAFLLLFLVSCSKDDTPAKSDPVAPVEETITWPLATPKLKVVGKYLKDPCGNIVNLHGVAITPSPWFNGGAVGEWRWNNYDVAGCLKYNKSIMDKLSDAKQGWYLNYVRLHIDPYWTNNLGVSGIQENDISQFNVDRFKDAIDKVILPLIAHAKTRGMYIILRPPGVCPENIAVGDAYQNYLKVIWDYISKHPSLKNSDHVMFELANEPIRIKLPDGTYGANSQAHFDQLKLFFQPIVDMIKANGANNILWIPGSGWQSQYKGYAVNPIVGENIGYAVHIYPGYWGKDNNDPTLFRANWNENIKPVADIAPIAITEIDWGPDKYPVWGKGGVTGTAGGWGFGANFKSLTDESGNVSWNVLSPENLIDKGSVNGGIAYSNDPQACANPVYKWFKEYAKKAIICN; encoded by the coding sequence ATGAAATTCTATAAATTATTTAGCATACAATTTGCTTTTTTGCTGTTGTTTTTGGTGTCTTGTTCCAAGGATGACACTCCAGCCAAATCTGATCCTGTAGCCCCAGTTGAAGAAACAATTACTTGGCCGTTGGCAACGCCTAAGTTAAAGGTGGTAGGCAAATATCTAAAAGACCCCTGTGGTAATATAGTTAATTTACATGGTGTTGCCATTACGCCTAGTCCCTGGTTTAATGGTGGAGCTGTTGGCGAATGGCGTTGGAATAATTATGATGTGGCAGGTTGCTTAAAGTACAATAAATCAATAATGGACAAGTTGTCTGATGCGAAACAAGGATGGTATCTTAATTACGTGAGATTGCATATCGATCCCTATTGGACAAACAATTTGGGAGTTTCAGGCATTCAAGAAAATGATATATCCCAATTTAATGTCGATCGTTTCAAGGACGCCATAGATAAAGTGATTCTTCCGCTCATAGCGCATGCAAAAACAAGGGGGATGTATATTATTTTGCGTCCACCCGGTGTTTGTCCTGAAAACATAGCGGTGGGAGATGCTTATCAAAATTACTTGAAAGTTATTTGGGATTATATCTCGAAACATCCATCATTGAAAAATTCTGATCATGTTATGTTTGAACTGGCAAATGAACCTATAAGAATCAAACTTCCTGATGGAACTTATGGAGCGAATAGTCAAGCTCATTTTGATCAATTGAAATTGTTTTTTCAACCAATAGTCGACATGATTAAGGCTAATGGAGCCAATAATATCCTTTGGATTCCGGGCTCAGGATGGCAATCACAATATAAAGGCTATGCCGTTAATCCTATTGTGGGAGAGAATATTGGCTATGCGGTGCATATTTATCCTGGTTATTGGGGTAAAGACAATAATGACCCAACCTTATTTAGAGCCAATTGGAATGAAAACATAAAGCCTGTTGCCGATATTGCACCTATTGCCATTACAGAAATTGATTGGGGTCCCGACAAATATCCGGTTTGGGGAAAAGGTGGAGTTACAGGAACTGCAGGAGGATGGGGATTTGGAGCTAATTTCAAGTCGCTTACCGACGAATCGGGCAATGTGAGTTGGAACGTTTTGTCTCCGGAAAACCTTATAGACAAAGGATCGGTAAATGGAGGTATTGCATACAGCAATGACCCCCAAGCTTGCGCAAATCCTGTTTATAAATGGTTTAAAGAATATGCCAAAAAAGCAATTATTTGCAATTAA
- a CDS encoding endo-1,4-beta-xylanase, with translation MKKIYRILPLAALVLSLASCTEPHVLSYEVEKPESIANQESIDAYADLKTYVDRTANPDFKLGVGISLADYVNKSVQYRLVNKNFDEVSCGYEMKHGAIVQADGSLALDNVNKLLKAAQEANVSVFGHTLCWHANQNATYLKKLIAPDVLSSTGPGWDLAMENDFETDNSSNYQVNSKVTASYTAVGQGAKGVGRALKLTNASVRANDWEAQFYVKFTPAVKLGDKYKLTMDVRADVAASSPTQAQLNPGGYKHWDFFGAVPYTTAWTTYVKEITVTSNMVDCNTIAFNLGKTATSFYYDNIKVEKYNATGSIQTKEKTPEQKKVIIDEALEKWIKGMVTNCAPYVKAWDVVNEPMSDWPDPAQLKTGVGKTLAADEFYWQDYLGKDYAVRAIQLARKYGNAADKLFINDYGLEAADQKKCQGLIQYIQYVESKGVKVDGIGTQMHVTLGETTIEGIRAMLTKIAATGKLVKVSELDMGIKEGGVTVKTENVTSAQLQQMSDFYQQILKAYFEIVPVAQRYGITQWAATDSPTSSSWRGGEPIGLWKLDYTRKPAYAGFADGLKSLK, from the coding sequence ATGAAAAAAATATATAGAATTTTGCCTCTTGCTGCGTTGGTGCTGTCATTGGCATCGTGTACAGAACCCCATGTGCTTTCATACGAGGTGGAAAAACCTGAAAGTATTGCCAATCAGGAAAGCATTGATGCCTATGCCGATTTAAAGACTTATGTGGATAGAACGGCTAATCCTGATTTTAAATTGGGGGTAGGAATCAGTTTGGCTGATTACGTAAATAAAAGTGTGCAGTACAGATTGGTCAACAAAAATTTTGACGAGGTTAGCTGTGGCTATGAAATGAAACATGGCGCAATAGTTCAAGCCGATGGAAGTCTCGCTCTTGACAATGTCAATAAATTATTGAAAGCAGCCCAAGAGGCCAATGTTTCCGTTTTTGGACACACCCTTTGTTGGCATGCCAATCAAAATGCGACTTATCTAAAAAAATTGATTGCTCCAGATGTCCTATCATCAACAGGTCCAGGATGGGATTTGGCAATGGAAAATGATTTTGAGACAGATAACAGTTCAAATTATCAGGTTAATTCAAAGGTAACTGCTAGTTATACCGCAGTTGGTCAAGGAGCAAAAGGAGTGGGAAGAGCACTTAAATTAACAAATGCCAGTGTTCGTGCCAATGATTGGGAAGCACAGTTTTATGTAAAGTTTACTCCGGCTGTAAAATTGGGGGACAAGTACAAACTTACCATGGATGTGCGTGCCGATGTTGCAGCATCTTCTCCGACACAGGCACAATTGAATCCAGGAGGCTACAAGCATTGGGACTTTTTTGGTGCTGTTCCTTACACAACCGCCTGGACTACTTATGTTAAAGAGATTACGGTTACTTCAAATATGGTAGACTGTAATACAATTGCCTTTAACCTTGGAAAAACAGCCACTAGTTTTTACTATGATAATATCAAAGTGGAAAAGTATAACGCAACGGGCAGTATTCAAACAAAGGAAAAAACACCTGAGCAGAAGAAAGTCATTATTGATGAGGCATTGGAAAAATGGATAAAAGGCATGGTTACTAATTGTGCTCCTTATGTAAAAGCCTGGGATGTGGTGAACGAACCGATGTCTGATTGGCCGGATCCTGCACAACTTAAAACCGGTGTCGGTAAAACTTTGGCGGCAGATGAATTTTACTGGCAAGATTATCTGGGTAAGGATTATGCCGTTCGTGCAATTCAGTTAGCGCGTAAGTATGGAAATGCTGCAGACAAGCTTTTTATAAATGATTATGGATTGGAAGCTGCAGACCAAAAGAAATGTCAGGGACTTATTCAGTACATTCAATATGTAGAAAGCAAAGGTGTTAAAGTTGATGGTATCGGAACCCAAATGCACGTAACCTTGGGTGAAACCACAATTGAAGGTATCAGGGCAATGTTGACAAAAATAGCAGCAACAGGCAAACTCGTGAAAGTATCCGAACTTGACATGGGAATCAAGGAGGGTGGAGTAACGGTAAAAACTGAAAATGTTACTTCTGCCCAACTACAGCAGATGTCCGATTTCTACCAGCAAATTCTAAAAGCTTATTTTGAAATTGTACCGGTTGCACAGCGTTACGGTATTACTCAATGGGCTGCAACAGATAGTCCAACCAGTTCGTCCTGGAGAGGAGGAGAACCAATCGGACTCTGGAAATTAGACTACACTCGCAAGCCAGCTTATGCCGGTTTTGCAGATGGACTTAAATCCCTAAAATAA